The Papio anubis isolate 15944 chromosome 5, Panubis1.0, whole genome shotgun sequence genome has a segment encoding these proteins:
- the FAM53C gene encoding protein FAM53C, translating into MITLITEQLQKQTLDELKCTRFSISLPLPDHADISNCGNPFQLVSEGASWRGLPHCSCAEFQDSLNFSYHPSGLSLHLRPPSRGSSPKEQPLSQVLRPEPPDPEKLPVPPAPPSKRHCRSLSVPVDLSRWQPVWRPAPSKLWTPIKHRGSGGGGGPQVPHQSPPKRVSSLRFLQAPSASSQCVPAHRPYSPPFFSLALAQDSSRPCAASPQSGSWESDAESLSPCPPQRRFSLSPSLGPQASRFLPSARSSPASSPELPWRPRGLRNLPRSRSQPCDLDARKTGVKRRHEEDPRRLRPSLDFDKMNQKPYSGGLCLQETAREGSSISPPWFMACSPPPLSASCSPTGGSSQVLSESEEEEEGAVRWGRQALSKRTLCQQDFGDLDLNLIEEN; encoded by the exons ATGATAACCCTGATCACTGAGCAGCTACAGAAGCAGACTCTGGATGAGCTGAAATGCACACGCTTCAGCATCAGTCTG CCTTTGCCTGATCATGCAGACATCTCCAACTGTGGGAACCCTTTCCAGCTTGTGTCTG AAGGTGCTTCCTGGAGGGGCCTGCCCCACTGTTCCTGTGCTGAGTTCCAGGACAGCCTCAACTTCAGCTACCATCCCTCAGGCCTGAGCCTGCACCTCAGACCACCCAGTCGGGGAAGCTCCCCCAAGGAGCAGCCCCTCTCCCAAGTCCTAAGACCTGAGCCCCCAGACCCAGAGAAGCTTCCTGTGCCCCCTGCCCCTCCATCCAAGAGGCACTGCCGCTCACTCTCAGTGCCCGTGGACCTGTCTCGCTGGCAGCCGGTGTGGCGGCCCGCCCCCTCCAAGCTGTGGACTCCCATCAAGCACCGGGGCAGTGGTGGAGGGGGTGGGCCGCAGGTGCCTCACCAGAGCCCCCCGAAGCGGGTCTCCAGCCTCAGGTTCCTCCAAGCTCCCAGTGCCTCTTCTCAATGTGTCCCAGCCCACAGACCCTACAGCCCTCCTTTCTTCAGCCTGGCCCTGGCCCAAGATTCCTCTCGACCCTGCGCTGCCTCCCCTCAAAGTGGCTCCTGGGAGAGTGATGCTGAGTCCTTGTCACCTTGCCCACCTCAGCGCCGCTTCtccttgtcacccagcctgggccCGCAGGCAAGCCGCTTCTTGCCCTCTGCTCGGAGCTCTCCTGCATCCTCACCAGAGCTGCCCTGGCGACCTCGAGGTCTCCGCAACCTTCCCCGAAGCCGCTCACAGCCTTGTGATCTGGATGCCCGCAAAACTGGGGTCAAGCGGCGCCATGAGGAGGACCCCCGGCGTCTGCGGCCTTCCTTGGACTTTGACAAGATGAATCAG aAACCATACTCAGGAGGTCTCTGTCTCCAAGAAACAGCCCGGGAAGGCAGCAGCATCTCTCCACCGTGGTTCATGGCCTGTAGCCCCCCACCCCTCTCTGCTTCCTGCAGCCCCACTGGGGGTTCCTCCCAGGTGCTGAGTGAAAgcgaagaggaggaggagggggctgtGCGGTGGGGTCGGCAGGCGCTGAGCAAGCGGACACTGTGCCAGCAGGACTTTGGGGACCTGGACTTGAATTTGATTGAGGAGAACTAA
- the LOC110743536 gene encoding oocyte-specific histone RNA stem-loop-binding protein 2-like, translating into MERLLLVWQVLGGDRNCFPRKEMCEESWSSRIQTVSVGVSTEPCYARWEVETDKVILQWWQKQIDYGKCTPGYQCFLHQVLK; encoded by the exons ATGGAGCGTTTGCTGCTGGTGTGGCAGGTATTGGGGGGAGAcag AAACTGCTTCCCCAGAAAGGAGATGTGTGAGGAGTCTTGGTCCTCTAGGATACAGACAGTGAGTGTGGGAGTTAGCACAGAGCCTTGCTATGCCAG GTGGGAAGTAGAGACAGACAAAGTTATTCTCCAGTGGTGGCAAAAGCAGATAGATTATGGCAAGTGCACACCTGGCTACCAGTGCTTTCTGCACCAGGTCCTCAAGTAA